In Thermobaculum terrenum ATCC BAA-798, the DNA window TGAAGTTTCTACGCCCCTATAAGAAACTCAACAGCGTTGAGCAGGCAAAGCTGAAGCGACATCCACTTGATGTCCGCGATGACATCATCAATAAGTATGCTAAGGAAGGACCTGAAGCTATTGCCGCAGTTGAAGGCGAACAGGAACGCCTCAAGTGGTTCGGCATTTACCCTCAACGCCAGGGCGGAGATGCCTTCATGTTCCGAATTAAGATACCCGGCGGCAGACTTACCTCCCAGCAGGCCCGAGTGATTGGACAGATGGCGGAAGAGTTTGCAGTTGGACCATATCCTAATCCCGTATTCGGTACGGGTTTCCTAGACATCACTACCAGACAGGATATCCAGCTGCACTGGATAAAGATCGGTAACATCCCAGAGATGTGGCGCAGGCTTGAAGAAGTAGGCATGACTACCACCCAAGCCTGCGGTGACTCGGCCCGCAACGTCGTCTGCTGCCCTGTGTCCGGACTCGATCGTGAGGAAGTCATTCACGCATATCCCCTGGCTGAGGCCATAAATCAGTTCTTCGTAGGTAATAGGGAATATGCTAACCTCCCACGCAAGTTCAAAATGAGCATAACAGGCTGTGTAGAGGACTGCGCTCAGGCCGATATCAACGACATAGGTCTTACACCTGCTAAACAGGAAGACGGCACTTTGGGCTTCAATGTTAGGGTTGGTGGCGGCTTGGGAGATGGCCCAAGGATGGCCAGCGACATAGATGTCTTTGTTACTCCTAATCAGGTGGTAGAGATATGCCGGGCTATAGCTCAGGTTTATGGGGAGCTTGGTAACAGAGAGAATAGATGGACTTGCCGCCTGCGCTACCTCGTACAGGAGCTAGGACCAGAACAGTTCAGGTACGAGCTTCAGCAGCGAGCAGCATTCGAATTGACCCCAGCAGGCGAGGACCTTACAAAACGCTATAGGGGTGACCATATAGGCGTGCACCCCCAGAAGCAGGACGGTCTATACTACGTTGGATGCAACGTCACAGTTGGCAGGATGCAAGGCAAAAACCTGATAGAGCTTGCCAGACTTGCCGATGAGTACGGCAATGGCGAGCTCAGGCTCACCAACGACCAGAACTTTGTAATTCCCAACATACCGGAATCCAGTATCGATGCCTTGCTCTCCGAACCCTTGCTACAGATACACTCCCCCTTCCCCAAACCATTTGAGCGAGGGGTAGTAGCCTGCACGGGTAATGAGTTCTGCCGGTTCGCCATAGTCGAGACAAAAGCCAGGGCTTATCAATGGGCCAAATACATGGATGAGCACGTGCAGACCGATCAAGAAGTTATACGGATGCACTTTTCAGGATGCTCTGCCTCCTGCGCACAACCCCAGATAGCTGATATCGGCCTTCGTGGAGACACAGCCATCACTGATTCGGGTGTGGTGGAGGCAGTAGATATAGGGCTTGGAGGTAGCCTCGGACCAGATGCAGCCTTTATCGACTGGGTCGAAGGCGCCAAGCCAGTGGACGAAGTCCCCGAAGCTTTGGTCAGACTGTACAAGCGATATGAAGCCGAGAGGAAAGATGGCGAGCGCTTCTACGAGTGGGCCAGGCGTATCCCAAACAGTGAGCTTAGAGCAACCCTACAGAATGGAGGTGGTCAATAGTGTCAGGTTTCTCTATCCGCAAGTTCATGAACGGCATTGAAGAGCCCCCGAACAAGATATTCTTCTGGGAGCTCGAGCAGGCGGTTATAGATCCCGGAAGGTGCGTACAGTGTGGAGCCTGCGTGGCCGCATGTCCCTCCGATTCTATAGGCGTGGCCGAGGATGGACTACCCAAGCTAGTTAAGATGTGCACGGGTTGCTCGCTCTGTTGGGACTTCTGCCCTCGTGGTGGCCTGCGATACGAGGCCGGCTGGAAGATGTTTGCAGAGGACTCAGGAGCAGGCTTGGGCACTATCCTTGAGAGCTACACGGCAAGAGTCTCACCATACATAGACGGTGTCCAAGATGGAGGCGTCGTGACCGCATTGCTTATCGCACTAATGGAGGCAGGCGAGATCGACGGAGCCCTGCTAGCTAGGGAAAGCAAGACAACACCGTGGAAAGCAGAGCCATTTATAGCTCGTACACCGGAAGAGGTTATAGAGTGTGCAGGCAGCTTCTATAACCAGACCATGGCCTTATCCCATCTGGACCTCAAAAAGTACAAGCTGGGGCCCGATGCCAAAATAGCCCTGGTTGGTACACCCTGCGAGATACAAACTCTC includes these proteins:
- a CDS encoding Coenzyme F420 hydrogenase/dehydrogenase, beta subunit C-terminal domain produces the protein MSGFSIRKFMNGIEEPPNKIFFWELEQAVIDPGRCVQCGACVAACPSDSIGVAEDGLPKLVKMCTGCSLCWDFCPRGGLRYEAGWKMFAEDSGAGLGTILESYTARVSPYIDGVQDGGVVTALLIALMEAGEIDGALLARESKTTPWKAEPFIARTPEEVIECAGSFYNQTMALSHLDLKKYKLGPDAKIALVGTPCEIQTLKAMQARPWNWGSSNVDAVVLTIALLCTKNFNYEKLMVQEIERKRGIPLHQIGKVDVIRGKMLVYDHEGNTLIDEPVKDFHGAALKGCDECADFLGRTADISVGSVGSADGYSSVLIRTQAGKRAFEYAKPKLELRPLDKPKALEKLDELDKKVAFETLERPFDPDAPLFIEYEDHLMHYAGSDRAPVEYDAVRY
- a CDS encoding nitrite/sulfite reductase; its protein translation is MKFLRPYKKLNSVEQAKLKRHPLDVRDDIINKYAKEGPEAIAAVEGEQERLKWFGIYPQRQGGDAFMFRIKIPGGRLTSQQARVIGQMAEEFAVGPYPNPVFGTGFLDITTRQDIQLHWIKIGNIPEMWRRLEEVGMTTTQACGDSARNVVCCPVSGLDREEVIHAYPLAEAINQFFVGNREYANLPRKFKMSITGCVEDCAQADINDIGLTPAKQEDGTLGFNVRVGGGLGDGPRMASDIDVFVTPNQVVEICRAIAQVYGELGNRENRWTCRLRYLVQELGPEQFRYELQQRAAFELTPAGEDLTKRYRGDHIGVHPQKQDGLYYVGCNVTVGRMQGKNLIELARLADEYGNGELRLTNDQNFVIPNIPESSIDALLSEPLLQIHSPFPKPFERGVVACTGNEFCRFAIVETKARAYQWAKYMDEHVQTDQEVIRMHFSGCSASCAQPQIADIGLRGDTAITDSGVVEAVDIGLGGSLGPDAAFIDWVEGAKPVDEVPEALVRLYKRYEAERKDGERFYEWARRIPNSELRATLQNGGGQ